In Anaerolineae bacterium, a single window of DNA contains:
- a CDS encoding DUF4397 domain-containing protein, with translation MPTTRRPIATILAGLILLAACGPTPTATPVPTVTPTPTLAPAPSPTPTVGVVPQSVGGPAAGAHIRVVQAAPQSGALDIYLEQALVASRLGHGAYTNPTSVAAGVYYLQAVPAGARPSTQVLADTTATLEPEGSYLILVSGTAETLNFAIFQEDLSPIPTGQARLAYLHAVPRGVPVQPRVDGQPYPEVLDFGQVSAGYPVDAGPRQLSVTSGETTIATLGATLAPQQMYTAVLIGQVGGGNETILLFSTPARTIGQVRFIHAAPNTPAATVYLDDQLLAEAVSFRAATGWQDFAPRAYTVRTEIADAEGGLPIETRFNLGANQAVEVLLLEDRGTPALRVYAHSTAPTPPQTARLVVVNAAPSAPAVYAYNRADRLPEIPMIPAGAATQVLDIPASRFELLWLNSQGADARIVERAGEVTFLEGYTYTYVVTGAERDPFVIATEAGVDRAQPAPFVEETPAASEAEGVPVRVFSALTEPLNIRVRLDGITVAEDLAPRQASDQTHVPPAVYTLRVDPVTDPNAPAYYVGELSLVDVPPVTLLVYGNPDAPATALLPDYQGTAQPGQAVLRVIHAAADTGDLLVSFDIPGLAPPGSPTIAAPAVVPRPTLTPGPLEQYDSGLFGPGQTTEFIGLPASTYDIYIRRATDDQVVAIVPRLVLQSRTAYDLFLLPGPSPEVLDVILLPSSLEG, from the coding sequence ATGCCAACTACCCGGCGCCCGATAGCGACGATCCTGGCCGGTCTGATCCTGCTGGCCGCATGCGGCCCCACGCCAACAGCGACGCCTGTGCCAACGGTGACGCCTACACCAACCCTGGCCCCGGCTCCCAGCCCTACTCCTACGGTGGGCGTCGTGCCGCAGAGTGTCGGCGGCCCAGCAGCGGGTGCGCACATCCGTGTCGTGCAGGCCGCCCCTCAGAGCGGTGCGCTGGATATTTACCTGGAGCAGGCCCTGGTGGCCAGCCGCCTGGGTCATGGCGCCTACACCAATCCGACCAGTGTCGCAGCAGGTGTCTATTATCTTCAGGCAGTGCCGGCTGGCGCGCGGCCCAGCACGCAGGTACTGGCAGACACCACCGCCACGCTGGAGCCTGAGGGTAGCTACTTGATCCTGGTCTCCGGGACCGCCGAAACGCTCAACTTCGCTATCTTTCAGGAAGACCTCAGCCCCATACCGACTGGCCAGGCGCGTCTGGCTTACCTGCATGCCGTCCCCCGTGGCGTCCCCGTCCAGCCGCGCGTCGACGGGCAACCATACCCCGAGGTGCTGGATTTCGGCCAGGTCAGCGCCGGCTACCCGGTGGACGCTGGCCCGCGGCAGCTATCTGTCACCTCCGGTGAGACAACCATCGCCACTCTGGGCGCCACCCTCGCGCCTCAGCAGATGTACACCGCCGTCCTGATCGGGCAGGTAGGCGGGGGAAACGAGACTATCCTGCTCTTCAGCACCCCCGCCCGCACGATAGGACAGGTGCGCTTCATCCACGCTGCTCCGAATACGCCAGCCGCAACGGTCTACCTGGATGACCAGCTGCTGGCGGAAGCGGTATCCTTCCGCGCCGCTACCGGCTGGCAAGACTTTGCCCCACGCGCCTATACCGTGCGCACGGAAATCGCCGACGCGGAAGGCGGGCTGCCTATCGAAACGCGTTTCAATCTTGGCGCCAATCAGGCGGTCGAGGTGCTACTTCTGGAGGATCGGGGCACTCCCGCCCTGCGCGTCTATGCGCATTCAACTGCGCCTACACCGCCGCAGACCGCACGTCTGGTAGTGGTCAATGCCGCGCCTTCCGCGCCGGCGGTCTATGCCTACAACCGCGCTGACCGCTTGCCGGAGATTCCGATGATCCCGGCTGGCGCTGCCACCCAGGTACTGGACATCCCGGCCAGCCGATTTGAACTGCTGTGGCTAAACAGCCAGGGGGCCGATGCCCGTATAGTCGAACGCGCTGGCGAAGTGACCTTTCTGGAAGGCTACACCTACACCTATGTCGTGACCGGTGCAGAGCGCGACCCGTTCGTCATTGCTACAGAAGCCGGCGTGGACCGCGCCCAGCCCGCCCCGTTTGTTGAGGAAACGCCTGCCGCCAGTGAAGCTGAAGGCGTGCCCGTGCGGGTCTTCAGTGCCCTGACCGAGCCACTGAACATCCGCGTTCGTCTCGACGGCATCACAGTCGCCGAAGACCTGGCCCCGCGCCAGGCCAGCGATCAGACGCATGTCCCCCCGGCGGTCTATACCCTGCGCGTCGACCCTGTCACTGATCCCAATGCGCCAGCTTACTACGTCGGCGAACTGTCGCTGGTCGACGTGCCGCCGGTCACGCTGCTCGTCTACGGCAACCCTGATGCACCCGCTACCGCCTTGCTGCCGGATTATCAGGGGACAGCGCAGCCCGGACAGGCTGTCCTGCGCGTTATTCACGCCGCCGCCGATACTGGTGACCTGCTGGTGAGCTTCGATATCCCCGGCCTTGCACCGCCCGGCAGCCCCACTATCGCCGCCCCGGCAGTGGTTCCCCGCCCCACCCTCACACCCGGCCCCCTGGAGCAGTATGACTCCGGGCTATTCGGGCCGGGTCAGACCACCGAATTCATCGGCCTGCCCGCCAGCACCTACGATATCTACATCCGCCGGGCCACAGACGATCAGGTTGTCGCCATCGTCCCCCGCCTGGTGTTGCAGAGCCGCACAGCCTACGATCTCTTTTTGCTGCCTGGCCCCAGCCCAGAGGTGCTTGACGTGATTCTGCTGCCTTCGTCGCTGGAGGGGTAA
- a CDS encoding nicotinate phosphoribosyltransferase — MSRNNRQLAEGILFTDMYQLTMAQVYYRMGLHEKLAQFDHYFRSYPDYGLHPAGYCVNAGLEWLLDWMRQARFGAEEIAFLRGQTGVARQPLFGADFLSWLERYGTFESISLQAIPEGRVIHPQVPITVARGPLAIAQILETGLLNHLNYQILIATKAAQIRESAHGQLVLEFGLRRGPAQGANAGARAALIGGADYTSNVGISAVLGYPPKGTHAHSMVQAFLALGGSELDAFRAYAEVYPDDCLLLVDTINTLESGVPNAIRVFEELRRKGHRPLGIRLDSGDLAYLAVQAARMLDAAGFEDTAIVLSNQLDEVTIWQIVTQIQEEAPRYHLDAERILRRLVYGVGTRLITSEGNSALDGVYKLVAVCDNGQWQPAIKISDTPEKIPNPGHKQVWRVYDSQGQATADLLSLEDEDPRTENELVLRHPAMHQKCRTLRREEISQIEPLLVDVLDEGRLVYDLPDIEAMRAQRHSDVERLHAGVRRLMHPHIYHVSLTQRLWDYKQSLIAATLGQERLR; from the coding sequence ATGAGCCGTAATAACCGGCAACTGGCTGAAGGCATTCTGTTCACGGATATGTACCAGCTCACCATGGCCCAGGTGTACTACCGGATGGGGTTGCATGAAAAGCTGGCGCAATTTGACCACTATTTCCGCAGTTACCCGGATTACGGGCTGCACCCGGCGGGTTACTGCGTCAATGCAGGGCTGGAATGGCTGCTGGACTGGATGCGCCAGGCCCGCTTTGGCGCAGAGGAGATCGCCTTTTTGCGCGGACAGACCGGCGTAGCCCGGCAACCGCTGTTTGGCGCTGATTTTCTGAGCTGGCTGGAACGCTACGGGACGTTTGAAAGCATCTCGTTGCAGGCTATCCCTGAAGGCAGGGTTATCCATCCACAGGTGCCCATTACGGTGGCGCGCGGCCCGCTGGCGATCGCCCAGATTCTGGAGACGGGGCTGCTCAACCATCTCAACTACCAGATTCTGATCGCCACCAAGGCGGCGCAAATTCGCGAAAGCGCTCACGGCCAGCTGGTGCTGGAATTCGGACTGCGGCGTGGTCCGGCTCAGGGCGCCAATGCCGGGGCGCGGGCGGCGCTGATCGGCGGGGCGGACTACACTTCCAACGTCGGGATTTCCGCGGTGCTGGGCTACCCGCCCAAAGGGACGCATGCCCACAGCATGGTTCAGGCGTTTCTAGCGCTTGGCGGCAGCGAACTGGACGCCTTCCGCGCTTACGCCGAGGTGTATCCCGACGATTGCCTGCTGCTCGTTGACACCATCAATACCCTAGAGAGCGGCGTCCCGAACGCGATCCGGGTTTTTGAAGAGTTGCGTCGCAAGGGACACCGACCCCTGGGCATCCGGCTGGATTCGGGCGATCTGGCCTACCTTGCCGTTCAGGCGGCGCGGATGCTGGATGCTGCAGGTTTTGAAGATACAGCCATTGTGCTTTCCAACCAGCTTGACGAAGTGACGATCTGGCAGATCGTGACCCAGATACAAGAGGAAGCACCGCGTTACCACCTGGATGCTGAGCGGATCCTCCGGCGGCTGGTATATGGCGTCGGGACGCGGCTGATCACTTCTGAAGGCAATTCGGCGCTGGATGGCGTGTACAAGCTGGTAGCCGTCTGTGATAACGGCCAGTGGCAGCCGGCGATCAAAATCTCCGATACGCCGGAGAAAATTCCCAATCCCGGTCACAAGCAGGTCTGGCGGGTCTACGACAGTCAGGGCCAGGCGACGGCTGACCTCCTGAGCCTTGAGGACGAAGACCCCCGGACAGAAAACGAGCTGGTGCTCCGCCACCCTGCCATGCACCAAAAATGTCGGACACTCAGGCGGGAGGAGATCAGCCAGATCGAGCCGCTGCTGGTGGATGTTCTTGACGAGGGACGGCTGGTCTACGATCTGCCGGATATTGAGGCCATGCGCGCCCAGCGGCACAGCGATGTCGAGCGGCTGCATGCTGGCGTGCGCCGGCTAATGCACCCGCACATCTATCACGTCTCGCTGACCCAGCGATTGTGGGACTATAAGCAGAGCCTGATCGCGGCTACGCTGGGCCAGGAGCGGTTGCGCTGA
- a CDS encoding thioredoxin domain-containing protein gives MTHRQQLMLATGILIALLALYAVILVVNARMEAVASATTIPYAGLTRRVTNDGAPILGAPEAATTIVVFLDYACPHCALYQNTLNAFIEQAIRPGQARLEIRLLAGLDPTGSPVAARAALCAGAQNAFWEMHAELLEMQNIRSADIFTSDRIRTAAERLGLNSEELLRCISNPNSFRDALQSNVDLANSLGVKTLPAVLYRRGSGYPAWFERNNQRLTGGVPLDVLSSVIQVTPAP, from the coding sequence ATGACCCATCGACAACAACTCATGCTGGCAACCGGTATTCTGATCGCCCTGCTGGCTCTTTACGCGGTGATTCTGGTGGTCAACGCCCGTATGGAAGCAGTAGCCTCAGCGACAACGATCCCTTACGCCGGCCTGACCCGCCGCGTCACCAATGACGGCGCCCCAATCCTGGGTGCACCGGAAGCCGCCACAACTATTGTGGTCTTCCTGGACTACGCCTGCCCTCACTGCGCGCTTTACCAGAACACCCTCAATGCCTTCATTGAGCAGGCTATCCGTCCCGGTCAGGCGCGGCTGGAGATCCGGCTACTGGCGGGGTTGGACCCAACTGGCTCGCCGGTGGCGGCGCGGGCGGCCCTGTGCGCCGGGGCGCAGAATGCCTTCTGGGAGATGCACGCCGAATTGCTTGAGATGCAGAACATCCGCAGCGCTGACATCTTCACCAGCGACCGGATCAGGACAGCGGCGGAAAGACTTGGCCTGAACAGCGAGGAACTGCTGCGTTGTATCTCCAATCCCAACAGCTTCCGCGACGCCCTCCAGAGCAATGTTGATCTTGCCAACAGTCTGGGCGTCAAAACCCTGCCAGCCGTGCTGTATCGCCGTGGAAGCGGCTATCCCGCCTGGTTCGAGCGGAACAACCAGCGGCTGACTGGCGGCGTGCCCCTTGATGTCCTGAGCAGTGTGATCCAGGTTACGCCAGCGCCATAG
- the tadA gene encoding Flp pilus assembly complex ATPase component TadA — translation MPVLRRLHDDPPEGTDDRGETSRPGQNKPQIVPGRHGAASFSLAALRERIAAEVIAEVGDQPDVLEKLDETTRHALVREAGEYVLAVEAVRLDRAEKTALFTAVVREVFGLGPLDPLLADDDVTEVVMETAQRCLVRRRMGPLEDAPVGFEDEAHLRRIVERMVRRAGGALQAGEPFLEAGLILAGRPARLTTIAPPLSPALHANLRLHPHNPITLATLAAEGVLNAREETLLRALARSPYGLVVAGDAGSGKTTLLQALLAECPVAGEVWLAQRAAEIRLPEGGHILAATAGTEELAGRSFAETIAAALANSPVVLALDEVRGDEAAALWEALTGSCRPRLLVTFRASVQPVRLRSSLRWLLLQGRPALTESDVDGAILERLPLVIATGIVAGRLHLLAISQWELQNSGGITLMPLLDRGVLTGARPRMALDVPEGFWEDDGQADQ, via the coding sequence ATGCCCGTGCTACGCCGCTTGCACGACGATCCGCCTGAAGGTACCGATGACCGGGGTGAAACCTCCCGGCCAGGTCAGAACAAGCCACAGATCGTGCCGGGACGGCATGGCGCGGCGAGCTTTTCGCTGGCGGCCCTGCGGGAACGGATTGCCGCCGAGGTGATCGCGGAGGTCGGCGATCAGCCGGATGTGCTGGAAAAGCTGGACGAGACCACGCGGCACGCCCTGGTGCGGGAAGCCGGGGAATACGTGCTGGCGGTGGAGGCAGTGCGGTTGGACAGGGCCGAGAAAACCGCGTTGTTCACTGCTGTGGTCAGGGAAGTATTCGGCCTTGGCCCGCTGGACCCCCTGCTTGCTGATGATGACGTCACCGAGGTGGTGATGGAAACAGCGCAGCGCTGCCTGGTGCGGCGGCGCATGGGGCCGCTTGAGGATGCGCCAGTTGGCTTTGAGGATGAAGCCCATCTGCGACGGATTGTAGAGCGAATGGTTCGACGGGCGGGCGGCGCGCTGCAGGCGGGAGAGCCTTTTCTGGAGGCAGGGCTGATCCTGGCGGGCCGGCCGGCCCGCCTGACGACGATCGCACCGCCGCTCAGCCCGGCGTTGCATGCGAACCTCCGTCTGCATCCGCACAACCCGATCACGTTGGCGACACTGGCTGCTGAAGGCGTCCTCAACGCGCGCGAGGAGACGCTCCTGCGCGCCCTGGCGCGCAGTCCGTATGGCCTGGTTGTGGCCGGTGACGCCGGGAGTGGCAAGACCACGCTGCTGCAGGCGCTGCTGGCCGAGTGCCCTGTAGCTGGCGAAGTGTGGCTGGCGCAGCGGGCAGCGGAGATCAGGCTTCCGGAGGGCGGCCATATACTGGCAGCAACAGCCGGCACCGAGGAGCTGGCGGGGCGCTCCTTTGCGGAGACGATCGCCGCAGCGCTGGCGAATAGTCCGGTAGTTCTGGCGCTGGATGAAGTGCGTGGAGACGAAGCGGCGGCCCTGTGGGAAGCGCTGACGGGATCGTGCCGCCCGCGTCTGCTGGTCACGTTCCGGGCTAGCGTGCAGCCGGTGCGCTTGCGGAGTAGTCTGCGCTGGTTGCTCTTGCAGGGACGGCCTGCCCTGACCGAGAGTGATGTAGACGGCGCTATCCTTGAGCGGCTGCCACTGGTCATTGCGACCGGCATCGTTGCAGGCCGCCTGCACCTCCTGGCGATCAGCCAGTGGGAGCTACAAAATTCCGGTGGCATTACCCTCATGCCCCTGCTTGACCGGGGCGTCCTGACCGGCGCGCGTCCGCGGATGGCGCTGGATGTGCCGGAAGGCTTCTGGGAAGATGACGGACAGGCGGATCAATAG
- a CDS encoding DUF4397 domain-containing protein yields the protein MSHRVLFTLALLTAVILAGLAPVAAAPLMQETQAALVRLVHGIPEAPAVDVLIDSQPAAVQLGFTQATDHLRLSPGDHAVTVRAAGATLVETTLTATPGQAMTVAIVGTATAPEIQVFEDDLSPLITGNVRVNAVHAAPGVGDIDVVLPDGSPVLQALTYGSSSGGIDIPANSYPLAIVPTGQAVEQALIPPADYPLRAGNLYRFMVVGGPTLILLESPVLPGGDSVAVRVAHAIEGAPAVDVLFNDVLLIPALKAGEITRHVALPLGPYTVTVRTAGEQNVAAVASLSLDLSSLDLAGQGRTIVVLDKGDTLSLEVYPDPVETLDPTTSRVSVINGIPGTTLNGSLMETSFTVPENVVFNTEVPAGAYSLILAADGGSALSVDALYNGGTLYSVLVTGTAEAPFVLFASAPLNFQPGSAIGLPAEAVAEQPQQAEQATAATAEPTEEVAEAAAVPTATPLPMPTEPPAPAVAPLPAATTPTEGTIGLVYNLNPGANLQLREYPRADARSLGLVTGGTVLSVLGRAGEPDFPAVPDLAPGQDLNPQDTWLLVEFTTVDGGTVTAWASAQFVQVTEGGKPVRLADLDPQPSDVPGTVSGAAAAAPTTAPVSAEFFAVVYNLNPDARLNIRRTPDVLAEVLAAVPAGTVLEPTGILEDLSWVFVTYRPEGGGEITGWASAEYVQFMFRGRTYLPAAERVAELIQRNLLTFVDPTLRGEVSADVLPTATPAPSDLTFFGLVYNLNPNANLNLRRAPDTLAEVLARLPAGTVIEPVAILEDFSWTYVTFRPEGGGEITGWVSTEFVQFFYRGRLYLPTAERITELLQRNLLRLADPTLQGEVSAGATSAGSSGSDLSQFRNQYVGIAVLDPGANLHLRRTPDAASESLALIPSGATMIVFGRTTDAQWLQVEYDATTGWVASAYVSLTLNGRRVRLEDLPQIQ from the coding sequence ATGAGTCACCGTGTGCTGTTCACACTCGCGCTGCTTACTGCCGTAATCCTGGCCGGGCTTGCGCCCGTAGCCGCCGCCCCTCTCATGCAGGAAACCCAGGCAGCTCTGGTGCGCCTGGTTCACGGCATCCCCGAGGCCCCTGCCGTCGACGTCCTGATCGACAGCCAACCGGCAGCCGTGCAACTGGGCTTCACCCAGGCCACTGATCACCTGCGCCTCTCTCCTGGCGATCACGCGGTCACAGTACGCGCAGCAGGCGCAACCCTCGTGGAAACTACCCTGACTGCCACGCCGGGACAGGCTATGACTGTGGCCATCGTCGGGACGGCCACTGCGCCGGAAATTCAGGTTTTTGAAGACGACCTCAGCCCGCTGATTACCGGTAACGTCCGCGTCAACGCGGTTCACGCCGCGCCCGGCGTCGGTGATATTGACGTGGTCCTGCCAGATGGCAGCCCGGTGCTTCAGGCGCTGACCTACGGCAGTAGTTCGGGCGGCATTGACATTCCGGCCAACAGTTACCCGCTGGCAATCGTGCCCACTGGCCAGGCCGTTGAGCAGGCGCTGATCCCCCCGGCGGATTATCCCCTGCGGGCCGGGAACCTGTACCGCTTCATGGTCGTCGGCGGGCCAACCCTGATCCTGCTGGAATCGCCTGTCCTGCCCGGCGGCGATAGCGTGGCTGTTCGCGTCGCCCATGCCATTGAGGGTGCACCGGCGGTTGATGTGCTGTTCAACGATGTACTGCTGATCCCCGCCCTCAAGGCCGGCGAGATCACTCGTCATGTCGCCTTGCCGCTGGGACCGTATACCGTCACCGTGCGCACGGCTGGTGAGCAGAACGTCGCCGCTGTTGCTTCCCTTAGCCTGGATCTCAGCAGTCTCGACCTGGCCGGGCAGGGCCGCACAATCGTTGTGCTGGATAAGGGCGACACGCTCAGCCTAGAGGTTTACCCCGACCCTGTCGAGACTCTTGATCCGACGACCAGCCGTGTGAGCGTGATCAACGGCATTCCCGGCACCACTCTGAATGGCTCACTGATGGAAACTTCCTTCACCGTGCCGGAGAACGTCGTCTTCAATACGGAAGTCCCCGCCGGCGCTTACTCGCTGATCCTCGCGGCGGATGGTGGCAGCGCCTTGTCGGTTGACGCCTTGTACAACGGCGGCACGCTGTATAGCGTGCTGGTAACCGGCACGGCTGAAGCGCCCTTTGTCTTGTTTGCGTCAGCGCCCCTGAACTTCCAGCCGGGCAGCGCCATCGGCCTGCCGGCTGAGGCGGTTGCTGAACAGCCGCAGCAAGCTGAACAGGCCACCGCGGCGACAGCAGAACCAACCGAGGAAGTCGCCGAAGCAGCCGCTGTACCGACAGCAACGCCCCTGCCAATGCCTACTGAGCCGCCTGCGCCCGCTGTTGCGCCGCTGCCCGCCGCTACCACTCCGACTGAGGGAACGATCGGCCTGGTCTACAACCTCAATCCCGGCGCCAACCTTCAGTTGCGGGAATATCCGCGCGCTGATGCCCGCTCGCTGGGTCTGGTGACCGGCGGCACCGTGCTCAGTGTACTGGGACGCGCCGGTGAACCGGACTTTCCTGCGGTGCCCGACCTCGCTCCCGGCCAGGACCTGAACCCGCAGGATACCTGGCTGCTGGTGGAATTCACCACGGTTGACGGCGGTACGGTTACGGCCTGGGCTTCCGCTCAATTCGTGCAGGTGACAGAAGGCGGCAAGCCTGTTCGGCTGGCCGATCTCGATCCGCAGCCCTCGGACGTGCCCGGCACGGTCAGCGGTGCAGCCGCTGCTGCCCCGACCACAGCACCGGTGAGCGCCGAGTTCTTTGCTGTAGTCTACAATCTCAACCCCGATGCCCGCCTGAACATCCGCCGCACCCCGGACGTGCTGGCCGAAGTGCTGGCGGCAGTCCCGGCTGGCACGGTGCTCGAGCCAACCGGCATCCTGGAAGACCTCTCCTGGGTGTTCGTGACCTATCGGCCAGAAGGTGGCGGCGAGATCACCGGGTGGGCTTCGGCGGAATACGTGCAGTTCATGTTCCGGGGTCGGACCTACCTGCCTGCCGCTGAGCGGGTCGCTGAGCTGATCCAGCGCAACCTGCTGACCTTCGTCGATCCGACCCTGCGTGGCGAAGTCAGCGCCGATGTCCTGCCGACCGCCACACCGGCGCCCTCCGACCTGACGTTCTTCGGGCTGGTCTACAACCTCAACCCGAACGCCAACCTGAACCTGCGCCGCGCCCCTGACACACTGGCCGAAGTGCTGGCGCGGCTGCCAGCCGGCACGGTGATCGAGCCGGTCGCCATTCTGGAAGACTTCTCCTGGACATATGTCACCTTCCGGCCGGAAGGCGGCGGCGAAATCACCGGCTGGGTTTCCACCGAATTCGTGCAGTTCTTCTACCGCGGGCGGCTATACCTGCCAACGGCAGAGCGCATCACGGAACTGCTCCAGCGTAACTTGCTGCGTCTTGCCGATCCAACCTTGCAGGGTGAAGTCAGCGCGGGTGCTACCAGCGCCGGATCTTCTGGCTCCGATCTCTCGCAGTTCCGCAACCAGTACGTTGGCATCGCTGTGCTTGATCCGGGGGCTAATTTGCATCTGCGCCGTACACCTGACGCCGCGAGTGAATCGCTGGCGCTCATCCCCAGCGGGGCGACCATGATCGTCTTTGGCCGCACCACCGATGCACAATGGCTGCAGGTGGAATATGACGCCACGACCGGTTGGGTCGCCAGCGCCTACGTCTCGCTGACGCTGAACGGTCGCCGGGTGCGCCTGGAAGACCTGCCGCAGATCCAGTGA
- a CDS encoding carbohydrate kinase family protein → MDIAITGSIAYDYIMRFPGRFADQIVPDKIDRISLSFLVDEMTKHWGGVAANIAYTLALLRQKPRPRLVGTVGRDFGDYRVWLETVGVDTSPVRQIDDVFTASFFVNTDVDNNQIASFYAGAMAYARQYTLADLLPAPPDLVVISPNDPLAMQQYVDECHARGIAFMYDPSQQVARFGGEPLRHGIDRAHILICNEYEFELIIQKTGLTREAIIDRVPVVVVTLGEKGSRIYAEGQAIDVPIFPPERIADPTGVGDAFRAGLLRGLSAGWDWELCGRVGALCAAYVLERVGTQSHRFTPQEFVTRFRTRFDDEGQLNCLLD, encoded by the coding sequence ATGGATATTGCCATCACCGGTTCGATCGCGTATGACTACATCATGCGCTTTCCGGGGAGATTTGCAGACCAGATTGTGCCGGACAAGATCGACCGTATCAGCCTGAGTTTCCTGGTTGACGAGATGACCAAACACTGGGGCGGCGTTGCGGCCAACATCGCCTATACGCTGGCATTGCTGCGCCAGAAGCCGCGTCCTCGCCTGGTCGGTACCGTCGGGCGCGACTTCGGCGACTACCGCGTCTGGCTGGAAACTGTTGGCGTCGATACCAGCCCGGTCCGCCAGATCGACGATGTCTTCACTGCGTCATTCTTCGTTAATACTGACGTGGACAACAACCAGATCGCGTCGTTCTACGCCGGGGCAATGGCCTATGCCCGCCAGTATACGCTGGCCGATCTGCTACCTGCTCCTCCTGACCTGGTCGTGATCTCGCCAAACGACCCCCTGGCCATGCAGCAGTACGTGGACGAATGCCACGCACGCGGCATAGCTTTCATGTATGACCCCAGCCAGCAGGTCGCCCGCTTCGGCGGCGAGCCGCTGCGGCATGGCATCGACCGCGCGCATATTCTGATCTGCAACGAGTACGAATTTGAACTGATCATTCAGAAGACCGGCCTGACCCGCGAGGCGATTATCGATCGAGTGCCGGTTGTGGTGGTGACGCTTGGCGAAAAAGGCTCACGCATCTACGCGGAAGGCCAGGCGATCGACGTACCGATCTTCCCTCCGGAACGTATCGCCGATCCCACTGGCGTTGGCGATGCCTTCCGCGCCGGTCTGCTGCGGGGCCTGAGCGCCGGCTGGGACTGGGAGTTGTGCGGTCGTGTGGGCGCGCTCTGCGCGGCATACGTCCTGGAACGGGTGGGCACGCAGAGCCACCGCTTCACGCCGCAGGAGTTCGTTACCCGCTTCCGCACGCGCTTCGATGACGAAGGTCAGCTAAACTGCCTGTTGGACTGA
- a CDS encoding adenosylhomocysteinase, translated as MAVEHHVRSLDLAPGGRLRIEWAENDMPVLRQIRQRFEREKPLKGLRIAACLHVTTETANLVHTLQAGGAEVVLTASNPLSTQDDVAASLVAHYEIPVYAIKGEDNRTYYEHLQRALDHQPHITMDDGADLVSELHKNRTELLDGVIGGTEETTTGVIRLRAMAADGALRFPVIAVNDSMTKHMFDNRYGTGQSTIDGIVRATNLLLAGRTVVVGGYGWCSRGIAMRARGMGANVIVTEVDPLKALEATMDGYRVMPMIEAAPQGDVFVTSTGDINVIDRQHFEVMKDGAVVCNSGHFNVEVNIPALESLAVAPPRRVRPFVDQYVLRDGRRIHLLGEGRLINLAAAEGHPASVMDMSFANQALAAEYMVKHHDTLQNNVYRVPQDVDLEIARLKLEAMGIRIDTLTEEQIRYLNQWQEGT; from the coding sequence ATGGCTGTTGAACACCATGTCCGTTCCCTCGATCTGGCGCCCGGTGGGCGCCTGCGCATCGAGTGGGCCGAAAACGATATGCCTGTTCTGCGTCAAATCCGGCAGCGCTTTGAACGGGAAAAACCGCTCAAGGGCCTGCGGATTGCCGCTTGCCTTCATGTCACCACTGAAACCGCCAACCTGGTGCACACCCTCCAGGCGGGCGGCGCTGAGGTCGTGCTGACCGCTTCCAACCCGCTCTCGACTCAGGATGATGTCGCCGCTTCGCTGGTAGCCCACTACGAGATTCCCGTCTACGCCATCAAGGGCGAAGACAACCGGACCTACTACGAGCACCTGCAGCGCGCGCTCGATCATCAGCCGCACATCACGATGGACGACGGCGCTGACCTGGTCAGCGAGCTACACAAGAACCGCACCGAACTGCTGGACGGCGTGATTGGCGGCACCGAGGAAACCACCACCGGCGTGATCCGGTTGCGGGCGATGGCCGCCGACGGCGCGCTGCGCTTCCCTGTGATCGCCGTCAACGACAGCATGACCAAGCACATGTTCGATAACCGCTATGGCACCGGCCAGAGCACAATCGACGGAATCGTCCGGGCCACCAACCTGTTGCTGGCTGGGCGAACAGTGGTCGTCGGCGGTTATGGCTGGTGCAGCCGGGGTATCGCCATGCGCGCCCGCGGCATGGGCGCCAATGTTATCGTCACCGAGGTCGACCCGCTCAAGGCACTGGAAGCGACGATGGACGGCTACCGGGTCATGCCGATGATCGAGGCTGCGCCACAGGGGGATGTCTTCGTGACCTCCACTGGTGACATCAACGTGATCGATCGCCAGCACTTCGAGGTGATGAAGGATGGCGCAGTCGTCTGCAACTCCGGGCACTTCAACGTGGAAGTCAATATCCCCGCTCTGGAGTCGCTGGCGGTTGCCCCGCCGCGCCGTGTGCGTCCCTTTGTCGATCAGTACGTGCTGCGCGACGGTCGCCGTATCCACTTGCTGGGCGAGGGTCGCCTGATCAACCTGGCCGCCGCCGAAGGTCATCCCGCCAGCGTCATGGACATGAGCTTTGCCAACCAGGCGCTGGCCGCTGAATACATGGTCAAGCATCACGACACCCTGCAGAACAACGTCTACAGAGTACCGCAGGATGTCGATCTGGAAATTGCCCGCCTCAAACTGGAAGCTATGGGCATTCGCATCGATACGCTGACGGAAGAGCAGATCCGCTATCTGAACCAGTGGCAGGAAGGTACCTAG